The Curtobacterium sp. MCSS17_015 genomic sequence CGCGGATCGGGGCGGCGTCGTCGATGGTCACCGGGAAGCCCTCGCCCGTGCGCGGCAGGACGCGATCGGCCGGGTCCGAGAAGGTCGCACCGGTGGCGTGCGCGTACTCGCGGGCGACACCGCGCATGCTCATCGCGTAACCGCGGTCGGGCGTCACGTTGATCTCGACCGCGGCGTCGTCGAGACCGAGCAGTGCGATGGCGTTCGCACCGACCTCGGGCTCCATCCCGAGGTCGGCGAAGCGCAGGATGCCGTCGTGCTCGTCGCCGAGCCCGAGTTCACGAGCGGAGGCGATCATGCCGTCCGACACGTGGCCGTAGGTCTTGCGCGCGGCGATCGGGAACGGACCGGGGAGCACGGCGCCGGGGAGCGTCACGACCACGAGGTCGCCGACGTCGAAGTTGTGGGCACCGCAGACGATGCCGCGGGGCTCGGGCTCGCCGACGTCCACCTGGCACCAGTTGATCGTCTTGCCGTTCTTCTGCGGCTCCGGCACGCGCTCGAGCACCCGACCGACCACGACGGGGCCGGTCAGGTCGAAGGTGTGCACGGCTTCCTCCTCGAAGCCGACCGACACCAGTGCGGCGTGGACGTGCTCGAGGGAGACGTCGTCGGGGAGGTCGACGGACTCGCCGAGCCAGCGGAGTGGGACGCGCATCAGACCACCGTTCCGAACTGCTGCGAGAAGCGGATGTCGCCCTCGAGGAAGTCACGCATGTCGTTCAGGCCGTTGCGGAACTGGAGCGTCCGCTCGATGCCCATGCCGAAGGCGAAGCCCTGGTACTCGTCCGGGTCGATGCCGGCCGCACGGAGGACGTTCGGGTTCACCATGCCGCAGCCACCCCATTCGACCCACCGCGCGCCGCCCTTGGCGTTCGGCTGCCAGACGTCCATCTCGGCGCTCGGCTCGGTGAACGGGAAGTAGTTGGGGCGCAGGCGGATCTGCGCTTCGGCGCCGAACACCTGGCGCGCGAAATGCTCGAGCGTGCCACGCAGGTGCGCCATGGTCAGGCCCTTGTCGATGGCGATGCCCTCGACCTGGGTGAAGACCGGCAGGTGCGTGGCGTCGAGTTCGTCGGCACGGTAGACCCGCCCCGGAGCGATCACGTAGAGCGGGAGCTCACGGGACAACAGGGAACGCACCTGCACCGGCGAGGTGTGCGTGCGCATGAGCAGGTGCCGGTCGAGCGGCTCGACGAAGACCGTGTCCGCCATCGCCCGTGCCGGGTGGTCCTGGTCGAAGTTCAGCGCGTCGAAGTTGAACCACTCGTGTTCGAGTTCGGGGCCTTCGGCGACCTCCCACCCCATCCCCACGAAGATGTCGGCGACGGTCTCGTTGAGGAGCGAGAGCGGGTGGCGCGAACCGGGCGTCCGTCGCGACGGCAGGGCCGTGACGTCCACGCGCTCCGACTCGAGCCGCGCGCGCTCTTCGGCCTCGGCCAGCACGGATTCCTGCGCCGCGACGGCCTGGTTCACCCGGCCACGGGCCTGACCGACGAGCTTGCCCGCGGCGGCCTTCTGCTCCGGCGGGACGCTGCGCATCGACGCGTTCATCCGGGCGAGCGTCGACTGCTCACCGGTGTGCTCGGCACGGGCCTGCTTCAGCTCCGCGACGGTGGTCGCGGCGTGGACGGCGGCCAGGGCCGCGTCCACGGCGTCGGCGACCGCCGATTCGCTGATCTCGAGAGGTTCTGACACGAGAGCCAAGCCTACCGGCCGATGGGATACCGCCGTCCTGCACCGATCGGACGGTCCCCACGCGTCGCGGACCCCGCGGAGCGACGTGTCGGCCGAGGCCGCGGGGAGGGACGTGTCGGCCGAGCCGCGAGGAGGGTCGTCGCGCCGTCAGTCCGTGGCCGTGGCGGGACCGGTCCGCTGGGCGAACGCGCTCTCGTACAGGCACACCGAGGCCGCCGTCGCCAGGTTCATCGACTCCGCGCGACCGTAGATCGGGACCTTCACCGCACGGTCGACGAGCGCCAGGTCCTCTGCCGTCAGCCCCCGCGCCTCGTTGCCGAACACCCACACGGTCGGTCCGTCGAGCATGCCGTCGGCCCGCACGTCCGGCAGGTCGTCGCCGGAGACGTCGGCCGCCAGGATCGTGTACCCGAGGCCGCGGGCACGTTCGATCGCGTCCGCCAGGGTCACGCCGACGGAGACCGGCACGTGGAAGAGCGAACCGGTGGTCGAACGGACGACCTTCGGGTTGTACGGGTCGACGCTGCGACCCGTGAGCACCACGGCGTCCGCACCCGCGGAGTCCGCCGCGCGGATGATGGTGCCGGCGTTGCCCGGGTCGCGGACCTCCTCGAGGATCGCGACCAGTCCGGGCAGGGCGTCCGACCCGTCGGCGTCGGCACGGGCGCCCGCGCGGGCGTCCGGGAAGACGTCCTTCACCGACGTCGGGAACTGTTGGCACACCGCGACGACACCCTGCGGGGTCACCGTGTCGGCCATCGCGTCGAGCACCTGTTCCGTCACGAACCAGGTGTCGACCGGCGCGTCGTCCAGACCGTGGCGCGCCGCCGCGGTCGGTGTCACGTACAGCTCGCGGAGCAACTCGGGGCGGTACTCGATCGCCTCGCGCACGGCCTGCGGCCCCTCGAGCAGGAACAGTCCGGTCTCGGCACGGACGTCCTTCTTGGCCAGGGCAGCGACGGCCTTGACGCGGCCGGCACGGGGGTTCTCGAGGAGATCGCTCACGTGCCCAGTCTAGGAACGACGCGACGGCGACCCCGCACCGGTGTGCGGTCGGCCGTGCCCGGGGACGACGGAACCCCCACTCCCGGAGGAGTGGGGGTTCCGGTGCACGGCGACGTGGCTCAGGCGGCCTTCGGCGCCGAGGTGTCGGCCGGCAGGGCCTTCTTGGCGGTCTCGACGAGCGCCGCGAACGTCTCGGCGTTGTTCACAGCGAGGTCCGCGAGGATGCGACGGTCGACCTCGACGCCGGCCAGGTTGAGACCCTGGATGAGGCGGTTGTAGGTCAGGCCGTTCGCACGCGAGGCAGCGTTGATGCGCTGGATCCAGAGGCGACGGAACTCGCCCTTCTTCGCGTGACGGTCGCGGTACGCGTAGACGAGGGAGTGGGTGACCTGCTCCTTCGCCTTGCGGTACAGGCGCGAACGCTGGCCGCGGTAGCCCTCGGCGCGCTCGAGGATGACGCGGCGCTTCTTGGCGGCGTTGACCGCTCTCTTCACTCTTGCCATTGATCTGTTCCTTTACGTTCCGGGACGGCTCAGTGGCCGAGGAGCTTCTTGACGGCCTTGACGTCGGCCTTGGCGAGGACCTGGTCCTCGTTGAGGCGGGCCTTGCGCTTGGCGGACTTGACCTCGAGGTTGTGGCGCATACCGGCCTGCTGCTTCATGATCTTGCCGCTGCCGGTGACCTTGAAGCGCTTCTTCGACCCGGAGTGGGTCTTCTGCTTGGGCATCGTGTGCCTTTCCGTGGGGTGGATGGGGGCCGCGCGAGCGCGGGATCGGTCTGGGGGACCTATTCGGCCGACGAGTCGGCCGGGGCTGCTGCGGCGGTCCCGGACGCGGTCTCGTCCGCCGGCTTGGTCTTCGCGGAGTGCTCGGAGGCCTTGCGCTCGGCCTTCTCGGCGGCGCGCTTGGCGTTCTGTTCGCCCTTGACGTCCGACTTGTTCTTGAGCGGCGCGATGATCATCGTCATGTTGCGGCCGTCCTGGGTCGGACGCGACTCGACGACGCCGAACTCGGCGATCTCCTCCGCGAACTTCTGGAGGAGTCGGACACCCTGCTCCGGGCGCGACTGCTCGCGACCGCGGAAGAGGATCATCGCCTTCACCTTGTCGCCACCGAGGAGGAACCCCTCGGCGCGCTTGCGCTTCGTCTCGTAGTCGTGCACGTCGATCTTCAGGCGGAAGCGGACCTCTTTCAGGTCGGTGTTGACCTGGTTGCGGCGGGCTTCCTTGGCCTTCTGAGCGGCTTCGTACTTGAACTTGCCGTAGTCCATGATCTTGGCGACGGGCGGCTTCGAGTTCGGCGCGACCTCGACCAGATCCAGCTCGGCTTCCTGCGCGAGGCGCAGTGCGACGGCGATGGGGACAACGCCGACCTGCTCGCCCTGGGGGCCGACGAGTCGGACCTCGGGGACGCGGATTCGGTCGTTGGTACGGGGATCGGTGATGCGGAGCTCCTTCAATCAGGTGGTGGCCGTCCGGGGCGTGTGCCCGGGACGACGGCACGAGAGAGGAGATCTGACGCACGGATCGAGACCCGCTCGGCAGCCGCCCGACGCCGACCCTTGCGGTCCGGCCGACCGGTGCGCACTTCGTGAGCGCCGGCGGAGCGGTGGTGACCCGGTAGCCTTGGTGCAGCCACGGGTGGGAGGAACTCCTCTTTCGTGACACTGTCCTGACTTCCGGAGGGATCCGGGCGCGCGGACAGCGTCTGCCGTCGGCGAGTCTAGCAGAGGAGCACCGTGACCGACACCCCGAGCAACCCCGACCCTGATCTCGACCAGAACGGGCTCGACGGTGTGGACGACGCCGCCAGGGACATCTCCGAGGTCCCCGCGGTCGAACTCATCAACACCGTGGCCGTGCACCTGCTCAGCGCCGCCGCCGTGAAGGTGGGCCTGGCCGACGACCCCGAGCAGCAGACCGATCTGGACGAGGCACGCAAGCTCATCACCTCGCTCGCCGGCCTCGTCACCGCCGCGGCCACCGAGATCGGCGACCACCACGCCCGCCCGCTGCGCGACGGACTGCGGTCCGTGCAGCTGGCGTTCCGCGAGGCATCGGCCATCCCGGACGCGCCGGGCAAGGGCCCGGGCGAGAAGTACACCGGGCCGGTCAACTGACCGGGTCCCCCTGGACGGACGGGAGGCCCGTGGCGGTGTCGCCACGGGCCTCCCGTCCGTCGTCCGGGCCGGGTCAGCCGGCCGAGCGCGCGACCAGGCGGTCGACCGCCGCGACCGGGATCCCGACCCAGGTGGGGCGGTTGCGTGCCTCGTACACGACCTCGTACACGGCCTTGTCGAGCTCGAACGCGTCGAGCAGCGCGCGGTGCGCGCGCAGGTCGGAGCCGCTGCCCCGCTCGTACCCGTCGAGGAACGCGCTGCGGGCTTCGTGCGCCCAGTCGCCGGTGTCCACCGGCTGCTCGTCGTGTGCGAGCGCGCCGGCCACGTAGTCGAAGGACCGCAGCATGCCGGCGACGTCCCGCAGCGCGACGTCGGGGCGGGACCGCTCGGGCATCGGACGGAGCGGTTCGCCCTCGAAGTCGAGGAACACCCACCCTCGTGGCTCGGGTGCGGACAGGACCTGTCCCAGGTGCAGGTCGCCGTGGATGCGCTGCATGGTCGGCCACGGCACCGTCGCCGCGCGGTCGTAGACACGGGCGACGGCCTCGGCGTGCTCGGCGACCTGCGGCACCTCGGCCGCTGCGGTCTCGAGGCGACGGCGCATGGTCGCGACGGCCTCGTCGACCTGGTCTGGTCCGGCGGTCGCCGTCGGCATCGCGTCCGCGAGCACCGTGTGGACCTCGGCGAGCGCTGCTCCGAGCCGGTCCGCTGCGCTCGCGAAGGACGCACGACCGCGGGCAGCGGTCAGGGCGACGCGCCAGGCGTCCTCGAGCCCGGGCAGGAACTCCTGGGCGAAGGCCAGGTGACCGTGGGCGGTGCCGCCGGGCTGCGCGTCGTCAGGCCACTCCCCCGCGAGCGCGCCGAACGTCCGCGGCACGCGGTCGGACCCGGCGGCCGACAGGGCACGCTGCGTCACGACGTCGGGGTTGTCGCCGTCGTGCAGCACGCGGAAGACCTTCGTGATGACCTGACCGCTCTGCTCCGTCCCGCAGATGATCGAGGTGTTCGACTGTTCGCCGCTGAGGACGCGGGCGTCGGTGACGGGCCCGATGTGGTCGCCGTCGGCCTCGATGCGGCCGAGCAGCCACCGTGCGTAGGCGACGTCGTGCGGCGCGTCGTAGACGTGGACTCCGTCGACCTCGGCCACGAGGGCGTGCGCGAGTCCGGGTTCGGGCGCCTGCCGGAGCGTGAGCGGCACCTGGTAGAGGACGGCCCCGGTGGGTGCGTCGTCGAGGACGAAGAGGGTGCGGATGCGGGCATCGGCGGTGTCGTCGCTGCGTTCGGCGAGGACGCGGATGCTCGGGGTCCCACTCTTCGCCGCGTACCAGCGTTGCTCGGCCATCCAGCCGGCGACAGCTGTCTCGAGGGGGTCGGCGTGCACGGCGTCGGTCATGTCGGGGACGCTACCCGTCGCGGCTGCACCGGTCCGGGGGTTCGGGTCGCACTGTCCGTCGGCGGCGGTCTGCGACCCGGTCGACGCCGTCCGGGTGGCGCGAGTGCTCCTGCACAGGCGGCACTCGCCGGGTCTGTTGTCCACAGGTCGCGGCTGTCGGACCACTGCCGGGGTACCGCGGACGACACTGACTCGCATGCACGCTCCTGACGAACCCCGGCACGACGGCCTCCCGGCACCGCGTCGGACCTGGCGCATCCCCGACGCTCGTCGGTTGCCGGCACTCGAGCCGTACGCGGACGACGTCCTGCGGGTCCCCGTCGTGTCCGTCCGCGAGACCGTCTGGGACAGCGAGGACGGAGTGCTCGCCGCGGCCGGCGTCGAGGCGCTCCGCGCCGAGGACGGCACGTGGACGATCGACCGGGGTGCGGGACCGCAGGTCGTCGACGGTGGCGGTGCCGGTGCCGGCGCGGACGGGCTCCGGGACCAGGTCGAGGTGTTCCTCCGGGGCCGCCCGCTCGCCGTCGTCCGCGTTCGTGACACGGTGACCACGCTCCTCGTCCTGCACGGCAAGGACGGCCGACGGCGTGCCGAGGTGGCGGACGTCCGCGTCGACGAGGGTTCACCGGACTCGGCCGTGCTGCGGTTCGGGCGATGGTGGGCGCTGACCGACGACGGCAGCACCGGCTCCCTCGTCCGCGGGGTGGAGCGGGCCCTCGACGACGCAGCCTCGGACGCCCCGGCGGATGACCACCCGGCCGGACCGGTCCCGCGACTGGCCCCGGTGCGGCGACCCGGCCGCCCACACCGGCCACGCTCCGGGACGTCGGCGCGGTTCGTCGTCGACGTCCTGGCCGGGCTCCGGGCCGACGTGGTCGAGGCCGACCCGTACGCGCGTGCCGACGCTCCCGAGGCCGTGCATGACCTGCGCAAGGTGTTGCGGCGACTCCGGAGCGTCCTGGCGGCGTACCGCGGAGCGCTCGACCGAGCGGCGACGGAGTCGCTCCGGCAGCGCCTGGCGGTGATCGGTCGCGCTGCGGGGCAGGTGCGGGACGCCGAGGTGCTCGCAGCCGGGCTGACCCCGACCGCGGAGCGTGCGCCGACGGGTCTCGTCGAGGACGGTGCGCTCGGGGCGCTCCGTGACCGGTTCCTCGACGAGCGCCGCGCTCGGCTCGCGGACCTCCAGGACGCGCTGCGATCGCCCGAGTGGTTCGCGGCGCTGGACGCACTCGACGCGCTGATCGCAGCGGCACCGCCGGGACCGCGCGCAGATGACCCCGTCCGCGGCTTCGTCGAACGTCGGCTGCACCGCGAGCGACGCCGGGTCCGGCGAGCCCGAGACCGCGCCGCGAGCCGGGACGACCTGGCGCCGCTGCACGAGGCGCGGAAGGCGGCACGACGACTCCGGTACGCCGTCGAGGCCGCCGGTGGGTTCGCGGCGAGCCACCAGCACCTCGGACGCCTGCGCCGCGTGCAGGAGGTCCTCGGTGCCGGGCTCGACGCAGCCCACGCCGCCGAGGCACTCCGCGACGAGTCCGGGTTCACCGCCGGTGTCCTCGCGACGGTCGACCAGCAGCGGTCCGACCGTCGCGTCCGACGGGGGCGGGAGCTGCTGGCCCGGATCTGACCGACCAGCGGACCGCGTCCGCCTTTACATCGATGTACCCCGCGACCAGCATGGACCCATGAACGCACACCTCGGCAACGACGCCGCCCCCGGACTGCCCCTCGCGACCCGCCAGGACGGCGAGTACCCGCGGCCCCAGATGATGCGGGCCCGGTGGGCCGACCTCGACGGGACCTGGTCGTTCCGGAACACCGGCGACGACCCGTCGTGGCGTGCGGGCTTCCCCGCGCCCCGGGACATCGTCGTCCCCTTCCCGCCGGAGTCGGTCGCATCGGGCATCGACGAGCCCGGCTTCCACCCGGTGGTCTGGTACTCGCGGACCGTCACCGCGGCGGACCTCGAGGCCGCCGGCCACGACGAGGACACCCCACGTCTCCTCCTGCACTTCGGCGCCGTGGACCACCGTGCCCGGGTCTGGATCGACGGGCAGTTCATCGGTGGGCACGAGGGCGGCCACACCCCGTTCACCCTCGACGTCACGGACGCCCTCACGAGCACGGGCACGGGCACGGGCGCCGATGCCGCGCACACCCTCGTGGTCCGGGCCGAGGACGACCCGCACGACCTCACCCAACCCCGCGGCAAACAGGACTGGCACGAGCAACCGCACGACATCTGGTACCGCCGCACCACCGGCATCTGGCAGACCGTCTGGCTCGAGGCCGTGCCGACGACGTCCGTCCGCCACCTCCGGTGGACGAACGTCGACCACGAGACGATGCGGCTCACCGTCCGGCTGACGGGCACCCATCCGGCCGGGACGCGCCTGCGGGTGGAGGTGCACTGGACGGAGCACGACGAGCACCTGGCGACCGTCGAGGTCACCGTCGCCCCGACGGCGCACGAGGTCGACCTCGTCGTGCCGATCGCCCGGCAGGCGAACGGGCAGGCCGAGCAGGAGCTGCAGTGGAGCCCGGACGCACCGCACCTCGTCGACGCGGTCGTGACCCTCGTCGCCGCCGACGGCGCACCCCTCGACGCCGTCAGCTCCTACTTCGGCATCCGCACCACCGCGATCGGGAGCGGCCGGTTCCTGCTCAACGACCGCAGCATCGACGTGCGGAGTGTCCTCAACCAGGGGTACTGGCCGGAGTCGCACCTGACCGCACCGACCCGCCAGGCCCTCCGCCGCGAGGTCGAGCTCATCAAGGAGCTCGGCTTCAACGCTGCTCGGAACCACCAGAAGATCGAGGACCCGCGGTTCCTGTACTGGGCGGACCGTCTCGGCCTCATGGTCTGGGGTGAGGCACCGGCCGCGTACGCGTTCTCCCCCACCGCCGTGCAGCGACTCATGCGCGAGTGGATGGACGCCGTCGAGCGGGACGCCTCGCACCCGTCGGTCGTCACCTGGGTCCCCGCGAACGAGAGCTGGGGCGTACAGCACATCGCCAGCGACCCGGCTCAGCAGGCGTACGCCCGTTCCCTCGCCGACGTGACACGGGCGCTCGACCCCACCCGCCCGGTGATCTCGAACGACGGGTGGGAGCACCCGGACTCGGACATCATCTCGGTGCACGACTACGAGGGGGACGGTGAGCGGCTGGCCCGCACCTACGCGGACGACGCCGCGCGTCGACGACTGCTCGACGGGATCGGTCCGGCCGATCGTCCGATCCTGGTCGGCGGCGCCCAGGACCACGGACAACCGGTGATGCTCACGGAGTTCGGCGGCGTCAACCACCAGCCCGGCGTGCAGCGCGACGACGCCTGGGGGTACACCACCGCGGCCGACGGCGACGACTGGATCGCCAGGATCACCGCCCTGTACGACGCCGTCCGGGCCAGCTCCTTCTTGGCGGGCAGCTGCTGGACGCAGCTCACCGACACGATGCAGGAGACGAACGGCCTGCTCAACGCGGACCGGACACCGAAGGAGCCGATCGACCGGATCCGGCGCGCCGTCCTCGGCGGCTGACGGACAGGGCGCGGCGGACGCAGCTCTCGACGGACGGGAGGCCCGTGACCAGCTGTCACGGGCCTCCCGTCCGTCGGTGCCGGCCCCGGCGGACCGAGCCGCCCTACTTCGCGAGGAAGCGCAGCACCGCCTCGTTCCACTCGTCCCGGTGCGAGGCGAGCACACCGTGGGGCCCGCCCTCGATGACGTGCAGCTCGGCGTTCGGGATCGCCTCGGCGGTGCGCTTGCCCGAGACCTCGAACGGCACGATGCCGTCCGCGTCTCCGTGGATGACGAGCGTCGGGACGTCGATCTCGGTCAGGTCGTCACGGAAGTCGGTGGTCGCGAACGCGACGGTGCAGTCGAGCGTGCCCTTCGGGGACGCGAACTCGGCGATCGCCAGGTCGTAGGCGCGCTGGTCGTCACTGACGAGGGGCTTGTGGGTCAGCGAGACCTTCCCACCCGCCGTGTAGAACATGTCGACGAACTCGTGCAGGAACGCGGGACGGTCTCCGGTGATCCCGTTGGCGAACCAGTCCGCCAGGTCCTGGTCGACCCCGCCGTCGGGGTTGTCGTCCGACTTCCACAGGTACGGCGGCACGGCGCTCGCGAAGACGAGCTTGGCGACCTTGCCGGTGCCGTAGGTGGAGACGTAGCGGGCGAGCTCGCCGCCGCCCATCGAGAACCCGATGAGCGTCACGTTCGTCAGCCCGAGGGAGTTGATCAGGGTGTCCAGATCGGCCGCGAAGGTGTCGTAGTCGTAGCCGTCCCACGGCTGCGAGGACTGGCCGAAGCCCCGACGGTCGTACGCGATGACGCGGTGGCCGGCGGCGACGAGGGCCGGGACCTGGCCCTCCCACGAGCGGCCGGACAACGGCCATCCGTGGATGAGGACAACCGGGTCGCCCGTTCCGAAGTCGTCGTAGTGCAGGTCGATGTCGTGCCCGTTCTCGGCTCCGACGGTGATGAACGGCATGTTTCCTCCGTGGTGGTTCGTTTCCAGGGAACGGAACGTGATGCAACGCCCGGCCACTGAGCGCGGCCTGGCCCGGTGCGGCGATCGGACAGTGCGCCGTCTGCCAGGATCGACCGGGTGACGGACCTGGCGGAGACGACCCGAGCCTCCCGACCGACCCGCCTCCGACGGATGCTGACGGACGGCCTGGCGGCCCGGCACAGCGGGTGGACCACGCCCCTCCTGCTGTGGCTGGCCTCGCGGATCGTCAGCACGGCGCTCCTCGGCTCCGTCTACTGGCTCGCGACCACGAACGGCTGGCACTTCGCCTCGTACCGGCGCGACCCCTCGTTCGCCACCTTCTCGGGGTCGTGGGACGCGTCCTTCTACCGGACCATCGCCGAGGACGGGTACCCACGGGTGCTGCCGACCGACCCGGACGGGCACGTCGTCCCGAACCCGTGGGCGTTCCTGCCGCTGTTCCCGGGCGTCGTGCGTGGGCTGATAGCGACGACGGGGGCGTCCTTCTGGGTCGCGGGTCTCGTCGTCGCGAGCGTGTGCGGCGCCGGCGCCTGCGTGGTGTTGTTCCGTCTCGTCCTCGCCGTGGCCGACGCGCGCCGGGCGCGGTGGACGACGGCGTTCTTCGCCTTCGGCGCGACGGGCTTCCTGCTGCAGGTCGCCTACGCCGAGAGCATGTTCCTGCTCCTGCTGTTCGGCGCCCTGCTCGCGCTCGTCCGGCGACGGTACTGGCTGGTCGCCGTCCTCGGGGTGCTCGCGGCGTTCACCCGCCCGGGGGTGTTGGCGCTCGCCGTCGCCCTCGCCGTGCACCTCGTCGTGCGGTGGGTGGCGGCACGGCGAGCGGTGGACGCCGGACCCCGGGGACGGGAGTCGTTCCCATGGCGGGAGCGGGTGGCGGTCATCGCCGCCGGGCTCGTGGTTGCCGCGGCGGGTCTGGCGTGGCCGGTGGTGGCGACGGCGGTGACCGGCCGCCCCGGTGCGTACCTCGACACGGAGTTGTCCTGGTGGGTCGGGTTCGTCGGGCGCCAGCACTTCGCCCCGCTGACCCCGTGGTTCCTCATGGCGGGACGCTGGTTGGGGCCGGCCGGCATCGTGCTCGTGGTGCTCGTCCTCGCCGCGACGGCGTGGTTCCTCCGTCGGCGCGACCTGCGTGTGCTCGGCCCCGAGGTGCTCGGGTTCGCCGTCGCCTACATCGCGTACCTGGTGGCGGTGTTCCTGCCGCAGCAGAGCCTGCCCCGGCTGCTCATGCCGGTCACGCCGTTGCTCGCGTCCGATGTGTTCACCGGGACGCGCAGACGGGCCACCGGGTGGCTCGTGGTCGGCGTCTGCCTGCAGGCGGTCGCGGTGGTCCTGCTCTGGTTCCTCGGGTTCCCCTGACCGCGGGCGGTGCCCGCGCCGGCGGTGCCCGCCCCGCCGCTGCTAGGCGTCGACCGTGTGGAACCAGGCGGTCCCGCCCGGGTGCTGCACCGTGATCATCTCGTCGAGGTCGCGGTAGGGGCCGTCCTGGTTGTGGCTCGCCGACTTGATGCGGATCGTGCCGTCGGTCTCCGTGAACACCTCGGACACGACGGTCGTGTGGTCCGGCGAGCCGTTCGCGTTCCAGTCGAACATCACGATGTCGCCGACCTTCACGTGCTCGCGCTCGTCCGAGGTCCGGCGGGTGAGGCCGAAGGTCGCCGCGTTCTGGTCGAGCCAGGGGTCCATCGCCGGGCAGTACGTCCAGGTGGCGGAGTGCTCCGCGCCGCCTGCACGGTTGTACCAGTCGTCGCGCTGTTCCCACCCGCGCGCCTGCAGGGTCTGGTTGACGTAGTTCGCGCAGTCCCCGCCGATCGGGTTCATCGTCCCGAACTCGGCGGTGTTGTAGTCCGACCAGTGGCGCATCGCGTACTCGAGCTGTCGGTCGACGGCGGTCTTCGCCGCGTAGGCGATCGTCGTGGTGGCCACCGCGGTGTCCGCGTCCGGGCCGGTCGATGCGGCCGGGGTCGGCGTGGCGGCGGTGTCGTCCTGCGTCGCCCCGACCTGGCCGTCGTTCACCTGGCTGCCGTTGCCGTCGGAGGTCTGGTTCGCCGAGGCGACGGGTTCGACCGGCTCCGTGAACAGGGCCACGTCTGCCGGGCCCGCCGTGTACATCGCCTGGTGCGGCGCGGTGAAGGTGACCCGCTCGGCACGGGCGACGACGTCCCGCGCGGCGACACCACCGACGGTGACGCCCTTGACGGCGGCCAGACCGACCCCGGTGACGGTCACGGTGACCCCGCCGGCGAGGGGCAGCTCGGCGGGTTCGACCGCCGA encodes the following:
- the pheS gene encoding phenylalanine--tRNA ligase subunit alpha; amino-acid sequence: MSEPLEISESAVADAVDAALAAVHAATTVAELKQARAEHTGEQSTLARMNASMRSVPPEQKAAAGKLVGQARGRVNQAVAAQESVLAEAEERARLESERVDVTALPSRRTPGSRHPLSLLNETVADIFVGMGWEVAEGPELEHEWFNFDALNFDQDHPARAMADTVFVEPLDRHLLMRTHTSPVQVRSLLSRELPLYVIAPGRVYRADELDATHLPVFTQVEGIAIDKGLTMAHLRGTLEHFARQVFGAEAQIRLRPNYFPFTEPSAEMDVWQPNAKGGARWVEWGGCGMVNPNVLRAAGIDPDEYQGFAFGMGIERTLQFRNGLNDMRDFLEGDIRFSQQFGTVV
- a CDS encoding RNA methyltransferase, with the translated sequence MSDLLENPRAGRVKAVAALAKKDVRAETGLFLLEGPQAVREAIEYRPELLRELYVTPTAAARHGLDDAPVDTWFVTEQVLDAMADTVTPQGVVAVCQQFPTSVKDVFPDARAGARADADGSDALPGLVAILEEVRDPGNAGTIIRAADSAGADAVVLTGRSVDPYNPKVVRSTTGSLFHVPVSVGVTLADAIERARGLGYTILAADVSGDDLPDVRADGMLDGPTVWVFGNEARGLTAEDLALVDRAVKVPIYGRAESMNLATAASVCLYESAFAQRTGPATATD
- the rplT gene encoding 50S ribosomal protein L20, whose product is MARVKRAVNAAKKRRVILERAEGYRGQRSRLYRKAKEQVTHSLVYAYRDRHAKKGEFRRLWIQRINAASRANGLTYNRLIQGLNLAGVEVDRRILADLAVNNAETFAALVETAKKALPADTSAPKAA
- the rpmI gene encoding 50S ribosomal protein L35 yields the protein MPKQKTHSGSKKRFKVTGSGKIMKQQAGMRHNLEVKSAKRKARLNEDQVLAKADVKAVKKLLGH
- the infC gene encoding translation initiation factor IF-3, which gives rise to MKELRITDPRTNDRIRVPEVRLVGPQGEQVGVVPIAVALRLAQEAELDLVEVAPNSKPPVAKIMDYGKFKYEAAQKAKEARRNQVNTDLKEVRFRLKIDVHDYETKRKRAEGFLLGGDKVKAMILFRGREQSRPEQGVRLLQKFAEEIAEFGVVESRPTQDGRNMTMIIAPLKNKSDVKGEQNAKRAAEKAERKASEHSAKTKPADETASGTAAAAPADSSAE
- a CDS encoding DUF1844 domain-containing protein, giving the protein MDDAARDISEVPAVELINTVAVHLLSAAAVKVGLADDPEQQTDLDEARKLITSLAGLVTAAATEIGDHHARPLRDGLRSVQLAFREASAIPDAPGKGPGEKYTGPVN
- a CDS encoding phosphotransferase → MTDAVHADPLETAVAGWMAEQRWYAAKSGTPSIRVLAERSDDTADARIRTLFVLDDAPTGAVLYQVPLTLRQAPEPGLAHALVAEVDGVHVYDAPHDVAYARWLLGRIEADGDHIGPVTDARVLSGEQSNTSIICGTEQSGQVITKVFRVLHDGDNPDVVTQRALSAAGSDRVPRTFGALAGEWPDDAQPGGTAHGHLAFAQEFLPGLEDAWRVALTAARGRASFASAADRLGAALAEVHTVLADAMPTATAGPDQVDEAVATMRRRLETAAAEVPQVAEHAEAVARVYDRAATVPWPTMQRIHGDLHLGQVLSAPEPRGWVFLDFEGEPLRPMPERSRPDVALRDVAGMLRSFDYVAGALAHDEQPVDTGDWAHEARSAFLDGYERGSGSDLRAHRALLDAFELDKAVYEVVYEARNRPTWVGIPVAAVDRLVARSAG
- a CDS encoding CHAD domain-containing protein, which encodes MHAPDEPRHDGLPAPRRTWRIPDARRLPALEPYADDVLRVPVVSVRETVWDSEDGVLAAAGVEALRAEDGTWTIDRGAGPQVVDGGGAGAGADGLRDQVEVFLRGRPLAVVRVRDTVTTLLVLHGKDGRRRAEVADVRVDEGSPDSAVLRFGRWWALTDDGSTGSLVRGVERALDDAASDAPADDHPAGPVPRLAPVRRPGRPHRPRSGTSARFVVDVLAGLRADVVEADPYARADAPEAVHDLRKVLRRLRSVLAAYRGALDRAATESLRQRLAVIGRAAGQVRDAEVLAAGLTPTAERAPTGLVEDGALGALRDRFLDERRARLADLQDALRSPEWFAALDALDALIAAAPPGPRADDPVRGFVERRLHRERRRVRRARDRAASRDDLAPLHEARKAARRLRYAVEAAGGFAASHQHLGRLRRVQEVLGAGLDAAHAAEALRDESGFTAGVLATVDQQRSDRRVRRGRELLARI